CAAAatagcaagcaagcaaacaaccGATCACTCAGGGATCTGGCTTGGTGCAtgtgagaatatttttttttaaaaatcacttcagTCATTTAAAGTtacataaattattttaaaaaagactttCTGGCTTAAGGCATTCTTTGTGAATCAGTAAAACATTataaattaattacattttaatgaaaatcCCTAGGCCACTGTTCTTAAATATTTAACTTGGCAAAGAGGTTGCTGGGTGTTCACACTGACatctttttttaattcaaaaagttaatttgtttgcatttttttttaagagtggaATTTATGTGCCTGAATTGATCTGGAGATTAAGACCTTCCTATACAGTGATCTCCAAGCCATTAAGGTGTTTCTGGTCAATAATCTGTTCTGTTTTCTATGAAATACTGGAGCCACATGAGGTCAACATGAACTTAACAGCAGTGTGTCATATACGTTCACCAAGATCTCAAGgacatatttattttataaaagaaaaacagcaaaCAACATTAAGGGCTGGTTGATTTTAGTTTTCATTCAGTCTGAAGTATCACCAAAGTCTGAAGTAAATTAATAAAAGGATTGCTGTGTCCTCATTTCAGATTCTTGGAGTGATCTCATGTAACTTTTACCAAAATTCAGTGGAGCTTTGAGAATTTACCCCAGTTGAAGGTTTGCCCCCTGTACCAGAGCTGTAGCCATTAAAATGCAGCACTGGGAACCCCAGACAACTGtattctactcctggctctgccaatgactCACCAGGTGTCCTTTGGCAAGTCACATAACCTCTCTGTTTCAGTTTCCATAACTGTAAGTAAGGATTATTTTCCCCTATTTATCCACCTTCCTTGTAGGAATGGTGTGAAGGTAAACTCCCTAAGGTTTGCAAAAACAGTTTAAATACTTAGAGAGCTGTATAAAGTCTAAGAATTATTTAATCTTATTCTCTCCTCCAGTCATAAGGATTTATAGGCTTCATTTTCTGTGCATCAAGAAAATCTGAGTACCTTCACTCTGATATTCTCACTTTTGTTTTGTCAAATACAACATGATACTCAtaggttttatattttaaaagaattacaGATAATGTTGACCATTGTATTCAGTTACCTATTTCATGAAGAATCCAGTAGATTTATTCTTTGTATTTTCCCTTTAATTTCATATAATCTGAGGGTGGGGGCAATTTGTTCACATATTAAAGCACCCACACACAAAGCCGACTAGTTGCAAGTACTGTACTAAAGGACAAGTACCGAACTCCAAAAGTCGACAAAGGTTAATAGCACAACATTGTAGAGAGAGTATAATAACCCATTAAGGGaagtaaaaattaaaatgctgaaggGATAAACAACCTTgaagttttgattttaaaaaacagagttAATAGTAAAGGAAATAATATACTTCATCTTGCTTTCATAAAGATGAAGTAGTGATACAATGCCAGAGTCTAACAATTCCAACAGTTCTGCAAGACAGGGTCCTTTTTAACAGTAAGTCAGTATTATTCAATGGAAATTCTCTTCAGGACAGGTAAAGTTTAATACTTTGTTATTCAGGTACTCGATTTTTGGAGAAGGcagggaaatgctctgtgcaccTGGGTTTATGACGTGGAAGAGCTGAAATATACATAGGCTTGGAataaaatgtcagtaaacattgatttcactatACACCCACccactgatgaaaaaatatttccatctataataatcaaaatgtacaaagAGGAAAAGTAAGAAATGCTGCCTGAGACCatgttagagtttgatttaaggatatttattttgtatattttgacatgggatgttgacaatttgtgttccaatggttataaagctttaactttttgaatcaacatctgttattaaataattattgtctggcaCCCCcgcataatttcctgcaactgtgaaaatttaactttttaaaaatgattaaacccactattttgtgcaactgtgaaaatttaaaatcaataaaaatgcttaaaaataaacaatcgataaaaaaataaaaagtgagttcttccaagcctaaatatacaAAAGGAAAGCCTGTTGAATGGCAAATAAAAGTGAAGATGTTTTTTATATGGTCCTTTTAATATTTAAGACTGTATAAGAAGAGGATAATATCTCAGAGTATTACAGAGTATTATAATGTGGGGTGAACTTGTCAGGAGATAGTCATCTGTTTGAGACCTTGGAATATTGGTCTCCTGATTTAAAGTATAAATGGAGAGAAAACCCATCCTAACCAAAAGTAGTATAGCAACTCTGTACTTCCATCTCTGTTTCAATGTAGATTTTTTAAATGTGAGATGGATTAAATAATGCTATAATGTAAAATAAACCACATTAAACAACTTACTCTTTCACTTCTTTGGAGCCAAAATCCAGGTATCTGTTGCTGATCCACTGAATCTCAAACCAGTCTCTGAAACCGTTGTTTCCACAGCATCTGAACTCAATTTGGAGCATGTCAATTGTCTTCTTCATGAAGCATCTTCCTGGGGTATCAGTATCCCTGTAGAACTTCATGCCATTCTTTAGCCCATATGCTAATGTTGTCTCCAGAGAGCCCCTCATGAGAAAGCAAATCAGagcaatgaaaaaaatgaagaagttaaaaaagaaacataACACCAGGTAAGGTTTCAGCAAAGGCTTCCACTTTGCAAATTTAGTTGGATCTAGAGAATCATAGCAAATTTTGCCAGCAAGAGCATTGAAGGCGCAAGATAATATACCCATCAATATCAAAGAATTGGGCACAAAATGGCTTTCAGAATTGTCCATCACTTCACTTCGCTTCCGGAGCTCAATTTTGAGGAACAATCCCATGCTAAAAACAATGATTCCTGCAAACACTGAAAACCAGTTCATGAGCCATAGTCCCTGAGCTAGTTTTACCCTTTTCTTCTGGTTGAATTTGACTTTTAGTAGTGCCATCTTTGTAATACTGGATATTGAAAGATTCCACGGTATTACTCCTTTTCTTGACTGTGAGCAAATTTAGAACTATTCAGGCCTTTAAAAAGACTCTGGGTAGCATATTTTTAAGTGAGCCATTTTTCGGTCCTTCCATCTTGAGCTCCCTAACCTAGGACCCAAGCAAGCAAATAACAAAAGTTTCAAATTAACAATTGCACATTAATAGAGATAATTTGCAAATAGCACCTACACCTATTTCTGGTGGTCACTTCCAACCAAAAGAAAAACAGTCTCAAAATTTCAAACGAGTTGATCTGGATCTACAAGACGTCATTCTAATACCTTTAATCAGGTTGATCCAATTTAGAGAAATCTCTGCTAACAGATGAGCAGTGGAAATAATCcctcattttattatttagtggATTTGTGCCTTCATATGATAGGTTACATTGTACTAGAATGTCAAAGCCCAGAAATATAAAGAGATGCTTGTTACCAGATGAATATAGATCCAAAATAAAAAGCTGTATCAACAAAGAAAAGTATTTTGTATATGACAGTCTGAGTTACTTGTACCTACAGCTAGAAACACCATTCTAGTGTTCACCCTAGATGGCTTACATGTTTTGGGAGCAGTTAAGGACATCATTTTCAGTCACCTAAAAGTTTAAGCTTTGTGGAAGCCCTGAAAGAAAGTAGACTATAACTAGGCCTGACAAGATAGAAAAAAGCACCATCAAATACACTCACTAAATAAAACAGCCTAAAATCCAGGAACATTTGTTTGAGTCGTGAGCAGTTTACTGGCTAATCGTGATGGGCCAAGGTGTGGGAGAAAGATTTGTCAAGAAGGCATGAAAAATAATTGCctttagtggagttacaccagggatgaatttggccagaTGATTAAGAAGGGAATCTCTGCTTCATCGTCACTAGTTAATACATAAGAGATGTTATTTTAGTCCTTGAGACTCTCTACAGAGCATTTTAAGAAGTATACAGAATGGAATACAGAATCCAGGGAGTCTCACCCATTTTCATTTTGTGGACTAACTGTTCATACAGCGATTGAACAGAAAGGGAGGTGGCTCACAACAAGACATGCTTACATAACATccttgtggcaactacagcactTACTTACACCGAACAGCAGCATTAGTAATGTATGTATGTAGTTTTAACTGCCTTTTATGCTATAAATAGagttggcagaattcaatttttataatttcaatgcattttaagcatttttctatttttattaatttaaattttcacagctgtgggaaattatggggcattagacataagaacataagaacggccgtactgggtcagaccaaaggtccatccagcccagtatcctgtctaccgactgtggccaatgccaggtgccccagagggagtgaacctaacaggtaatgatcaagtgatctctctcctgccgtccatcaccaccctctgacaaacagaggctagggacaccattccttacccatcctggctaatagccattaatggacttaacctccatgaatttatcaagttctcttttaaaccctgttatagtcctagccttcacaacctcctcaggcaaggagttccacaagttgactgtgcgctgtgtgaagaacttccttttatttgttttaaacccgctgcccattaatttcatttggtggcccctagttcttatattatgggaacaagtaaataacttttccttattcactttattcacatcactcatgattttatatacctctatcatatcccccccttagtctcctcttttcagggccggtgctaccattaaggcaaactaggcggttgcctagggcgccaagatttgggggcacgaaaaagcggtgcccccaatttattttttacaattttatttttacctacgccccctccctgagcgtgCGGtagccactccacttctcccgccttccaggcttgcagcgccaatcagctgtttgccgccgcaagcctgggaggggaggagaattagagcgggggcggcgtgctcggggaggaggcggagcagaggtgagctggggtggggagctgctgcacggctccccgggggggggggagttgccgtggggagggcctcagggcagaggggggggagctgccgcgggggagggcgcctcagggcggagggggggcggggagctgccgcagggctggggggggacagCGCAAGGTGGAAgcttcgcctagggcgcgaaacttccttgcaccggccctgcctcttttccaagctgaaaagtcctagcctctttaatctctcctcatatgggacccgttccaaacccctaatcattttagttgtccttctctgaaccttttctaatgccagtatatcttttttgagatgaggagaccacatctgtatacagtattcaagatgtgggcaggggcggctccaggcaccaagcgcgtgcctggggcggcaagccacagggggcggcctgccggtcgccgtgagggcagcagtcaggcggcctttggcagcatgcctgtgggaggtccgccggtcccgcaatttcggcggcaattcggcggcgggtatgccgaaggcgcaggaccggcggacctcccgcaggcatgccaccgaatctgcgttaccagcggacctcccgcaggcgtgccgccgaaggctgcctgactgctgtgcttgaggcggcaaaatacatagagccatccctggatgtgggcgtaccatggatttatataagggcaataagatattctccatcttattttcgatcccctttttaatgattcctaacatcctgtttgcttttttgactgccactgcacactgcgtggacgtcttcagagaactatccacgatgactccaagatatttttcctgattagttgtaggctgctaaattagcccccatcatattgtatatatagttggggttatttttctcaatgtgcattactttacatttatccacattaaatttcatttgccattttgttgcccaatcacttaattttgtgagatctttttgaagttcttcagtctgctttggtcttaactatcttgagcaatttagtatcatctgcaaactttgccacctcactttttacccctttcttcagatcatttatgaataagttgaataggattggtcctaggactgacccttggggaacaccactagttaccccctccattctgaaaatttaccatttattcccaccctttgttccctgtctcttaaccagttctcaatccatgaaaagatcttccctcttatcccatgacaatttaatttatataagaacctttggtgaggaaccttgtcaaaggctttctggaaatctaagtacactatgtccactggatcccccttgtccacatgtttgttgaccccttcaaagaactctaatagattagtaagacacaatttccctttacagaaaccatgttgacttttgcccaacaatttatgttcttctatgtgtctgagaattttattctttatgattgtttcaactaatttgcccggtactgacgttaaacttaccggtctgtaattgccggtaacacctctagagccctttttaaatattggcattacattagctatcttccagtcattgggtacagaagctgatttaaaggacaggttacaaaccataattagtagttctgcaatttcacatttgagttctttcagaactcttgggtgaatgccatctggtcctggtgacttgttactgttaagtttatcaattaattccaaaacctcctctagtgacacctcaatctgtgacaattcctcagatttgtcacctacaaaagccagctcaagtttgggaatctccc
This genomic window from Emys orbicularis isolate rEmyOrb1 chromosome 3, rEmyOrb1.hap1, whole genome shotgun sequence contains:
- the PRPH2 gene encoding peripherin-2; the encoded protein is MALLKVKFNQKKRVKLAQGLWLMNWFSVFAGIIVFSMGLFLKIELRKRSEVMDNSESHFVPNSLILMGILSCAFNALAGKICYDSLDPTKFAKWKPLLKPYLVLCFFFNFFIFFIALICFLMRGSLETTLAYGLKNGMKFYRDTDTPGRCFMKKTIDMLQIEFRCCGNNGFRDWFEIQWISNRYLDFGSKEVKDRIKSNVDGRYLVDGVPFSCCNPSSPRPCIQYQVTNNSAHYSYDYQTEELNLWNRGCREALLLYYSSMMSSMGGVVLCVWLFEVSVMVGLRLLQTALESIANPEDPECESEGWLLEQSLTDTFKSALESLKKIGKFNQVDAGAEGAEGEEGGKTPAITTVS